One genomic segment of Choristoneura fumiferana chromosome Z, NRCan_CFum_1, whole genome shotgun sequence includes these proteins:
- the Rab9 gene encoding RAS oncogene family member Rab9, protein MGEDSERVYGRSANKNSLLKIVILGDGGVGKSCLMSRFISNHFDDHSFHTIGVEFMNKSIEVNGKQYTLQVWDTAGQERFKSLRTPFYRGTDICILAYSVDDRSSFGNIKMWLNEFLHYAGVKNGIERFPFMVVGNKSDVPSREREVSHDQLKQWCADNKIASYIETSAKNDNNVVEAFTMAVQRWIELEQIAEKEMGMLENPDSITLHGNHGTAANIRATCCSRFSEA, encoded by the exons ATGGGTGAGGACAGCGAGCGTGTGTACGGGAGGAGCGCGAATAAAAACAGTTTGCTGAAAATTGTCATTTTGGGCGATGGTGGAGTTGGAAAGTCCTGCTTGATGAGCAGGTTTATATCTAATCATTTTGATGACCATAGCTTCCATACCATAGGCGTTGAGTTCATGAACAAAAGCATTGAAGTCAATGGAAAGCAATACACATTacag GTATGGGACACAGCAGGCCAGGAGCGTTTCAAGTCCCTCAGGACGCCGTTCTACCGCGGCACCGACATTTGCATCCTGGCTTACTCCGTAGACGACCGGAGTTCCTTCGGGAACATAAAGATGTGGCTCAACGAGTTCCTCCACTATGCTGGCGTCAAAAACGGGATAGAACGGTTCCCGTTCATGGTTGTTGGGAACAAG TCCGACGTACCATCGCGTGAGCGCGAAGTGAGTCATGACCAGTTGAAGCAGTGGTGTGCTGATAACAAGATAGCGTCGTACATAGAGACGTCGGCAAAGAACGACAACAATGTCGTCGAGGCCTTCACTATGGCTGTACAGAG ATGGATCGAGCTAGAACAAATAGCAGAGAAAGAGATGGGTATGCTCGAAAATCCAGACTCCATAACCCTCCATGGCAACCATGGAACCGCTGCCAACATACGAGCGACATGCTGCTCTAGGTTCAGCGAGGCTTGA